A single window of Rubrobacter aplysinae DNA harbors:
- the rplF gene encoding 50S ribosomal protein L6 — MSRIGVAPIEVPGGVQVDIGRDEIKVSGSRGELTVPVGGGVSVKEEDGTLSVERESEEPEHRAMHGLTRSLLQNAVTGVSDGFTRTLVIAGVGYRAQLSGQDLTLQVGFSHPVSITPREGIQFEVPQPTTVIVRGIDKQRVGQTAAEIRGVRPPEPYKGKGIRYDDEQIRRKVGKAG; from the coding sequence ATGTCGAGAATAGGCGTGGCGCCGATAGAGGTGCCGGGCGGCGTCCAGGTGGATATAGGCCGCGACGAGATAAAGGTCTCCGGCTCCCGGGGCGAGCTTACCGTCCCCGTGGGCGGTGGAGTATCCGTGAAGGAGGAGGACGGTACACTCTCCGTGGAGCGCGAGAGCGAGGAGCCGGAGCACAGGGCCATGCACGGCCTTACCCGGTCGCTACTCCAGAACGCCGTGACCGGCGTGAGCGACGGCTTCACCCGGACGCTCGTGATAGCGGGTGTCGGCTACCGGGCGCAGCTCTCGGGTCAGGACCTCACGCTACAGGTCGGCTTCTCGCACCCGGTCAGTATCACCCCGCGCGAGGGCATTCAGTTCGAGGTGCCGCAGCCGACGACGGTGATCGTGCGCGGCATAGACAAGCAGCGGGTCGGCCAGACCGCGGCGGAGATCCGCGGCGTGCGGCCGCCGGAGCCCTACAAGGGCAAGGGTATCCGCTACGACGACGAGCAGATCCGGCGCAAGGTCGGCAAGGCCGGTTAG
- the rplR gene encoding 50S ribosomal protein L18 encodes MAVAQSKSKSALKSKRRARIRSKIFGTRERPRLSVFRSNQGIYAQLIDDIEGHTLVAADSRHVEPGENRVETSRKVGELVAEKALQEDIEAVVFDRGGNTYHGRVAALADGARSGGLKL; translated from the coding sequence ATGGCAGTAGCACAGTCAAAGTCAAAGAGTGCTCTGAAGAGCAAGCGCCGGGCGCGGATACGGTCCAAGATCTTCGGCACGCGCGAGCGGCCCAGGCTCTCGGTGTTCCGCTCGAACCAGGGCATCTACGCGCAGCTCATAGATGACATCGAGGGCCATACCCTGGTCGCGGCCGACTCACGCCACGTCGAGCCCGGGGAGAACCGGGTCGAGACCTCCCGCAAGGTCGGGGAGCTCGTGGCGGAGAAGGCCCTGCAGGAGGACATCGAGGCCGTGGTCTTCGACCGTGGCGGCAACACCTATCACGGACGGGTCGCCGCCCTCGCAGACGGTGCCCGTTCCGGCGGCCTCAAGCTCTAG
- the rpsE gene encoding 30S ribosomal protein S5: MGRQRQGSAGGRGGRGREDSDLQDRVVEIRRVAKVVKGGRRFNFSALVVVGDGKGRVGVGLGKATTVPAAIGKGQDRAKAEMFQVPMRNTTIPHHILGKFESSEVLLKPASEGTGVIAGGGVRAVLELAGIRDVLTKSLGSNNPMNVVKATEQGLRELRSKAAIEETRGVKITS; the protein is encoded by the coding sequence TTGGGTAGACAGAGACAGGGCAGCGCTGGCGGGCGCGGCGGCCGGGGACGGGAGGACTCCGATCTGCAGGATCGGGTCGTCGAGATCCGGCGCGTTGCCAAGGTAGTCAAGGGTGGCCGGCGCTTCAACTTTTCCGCGCTGGTCGTGGTCGGCGACGGCAAGGGCCGCGTCGGCGTCGGGCTCGGCAAGGCGACCACGGTTCCGGCCGCTATAGGCAAGGGGCAGGACCGGGCCAAGGCCGAGATGTTCCAGGTGCCGATGCGGAACACCACGATTCCGCACCACATCCTCGGCAAGTTCGAGAGCTCGGAGGTGCTTCTGAAGCCGGCCTCCGAGGGTACCGGCGTTATCGCGGGCGGCGGCGTGCGCGCCGTACTGGAGCTTGCGGGCATCCGGGACGTTCTGACCAAGTCGCTGGGCTCCAACAACCCGATGAACGTGGTCAAGGCCACCGAGCAGGGTCTGAGGGAGCTCAGGAGCAAGGCCGCCATCGAGGAGACCCGGGGGGTGAAGATCACGTCATGA